Below is a genomic region from Desulfuromonas sp..
CGCCACCGCCACCTTGCTCACATCCTGTCAACCCGCCGCGGTCATCAGCCTGGGCTGCGGGGGAGCGTACCCGGGAAGCGGTCTCGCGGTCGGCGACCTGGCCCTGGCCACAGAGGAAATCTACGGCGACGAAGGGGTTCTCGCCCCCGGCGTGTTCCAGGATATGGACCAAATCGGACTGCCTCTCGTCAAGCGGGACGGTCGCCCACTGTTCAACCGCTTCCCCGCCGACCCCTCCCGGCTGGAATCGGCCCGCCCCGCCCTTGAACGCACCGCCGCGATCACCGGCCGAACCCTGGCGACGGGAGGCTTCGTCACCGTCTCCACCTGCTCGGGCACCGAAGCGGCCGGGACGACAATGGCCCGCCGCACCGGCGGCATCTGCGAGAACATGGAAGGCGCGGCGGTGGCCCAGATCTGCGCCGTTTACGGAATCCCCTTCCTTGAAATCCGCGGCATCTCCAACCTTGTGGAAGACCGGGACCTGTCCCGCTGGGACCTGAAGGGCGGCGCCGACATCGCCCAGCGAGCGACCAAGGACCTGCTCGCCAGCTGGCAGCCGGGGAGTCCCTTCGCATGACCCGGACCCTGACCCTCGGCTACTCCCCCTGCCCCAACGACACCTTTATCTTCTACGCCCTGATCCACGGCCGGATTCCCCTGCCGGGCCTCGCCGTCCGAGAGCGCCTCGAAGACGTGGAGACCCTCAACCAGCTCGCCCTGTCCGGGGCCCTGGACCTGACCAAGGTCTCCTACCACGCCCTGGGCCACCTTCGCTCCGAATACGCCCTGCTACGCAGCGGCGGCGCCCTGGGACGGGGCTGCGGACCCCTCGTCATCAGCCGGGGAAAGACCACCATGGAGGCCCTCAGGGGCAGGCGCATCGCCATCCCGGGGCGACTCACCACCGCCAACCTCCTCCTCCAGCTTTACGGCGAGGGCTACGAAGACGTCCTGGTCCTCCCCTTCCACGAGATCATGGACGCCGTCGCCGCCGGCGAGGCCGAGGCCGGGGTCATCATCCACGAGTCGCGCTTCACCTTCCTCGACCAGGGCTTCGTCGAGCTCTGCGACCTCGGCCGCTGGTGGGAAGAGGAGACCGGCCACCCCATCCCCCTCGGCGGCATCCTCGCCCGCCGCTCCCTCGGGGCGGAGATGATCGGCCTGATCGACCGGGCCATCCGAAGCAGCCTCAAGTACGCCCGCGCTCACCCCGAAGAGACGAGGGCCTACATCGGGCACCACGCCCAGGAACTGGACAACAAGGTGGTCGCCAGCCACATCGACCTCTACGTCAGCGACTTCTCCCTCAACCTCGGGGAGGAGGGGGTGGGGGCGGTGGAGGATCTGCTGCGGCGCGCCGAGGAGCGCGGCCTCATCCCTTCCTGCGAACGGCCCCTCTTTTTGTCCTGAGCTCTTCCTTTGCCACCATTTCGGAATCTCCGAGGATTCGTCCATCTTTGGCCTGTCGATGGCGGGGACTCGCCCCCGCAGGCGACCAGGGGATTGCCCGCCCAACCCCCTGGACCCAAGGACGCCCCCGACACCTTGCCCCCCATCGGTGACGGGGGTCCCCTCCGCTGCGCAGAGGGAAATCTCCACCTCGCGAAACCCCCTAAAAACAAAAAAAGGCAACTCCCACCCGGGAGTCGCCTTTCTCGATCCGACAACTTACAGCTTACAGCTTGCCCGGTCTCAGCGCATCTGCACCGCCTTGATGAAATGGGAGTCGACCGCCTTGGCGATCCGATCCAGGGTCGCCTCGTCGGCGGGGGTGTCGAGGGAGAGGACCACCATCGCCTCGCCCGCCTTGGCCCGCCGCCCCAGGCTCATGTTGCCGATGTTGACGCTGGCCTCCCCGAGGATGGTGCCGATCTTGCCGAGCAGGCCCGGCCGGTCGGCGTAGCTGATCACCAGCATATGCTCCTCGGGGGTGAAGTCGGTCTGGAAATCGCGCATCTTGACGATCTTGGGGATTCCCTCGAAGAGGGTACCGGCGATGGTGCGCCGCCCCTCGGGGGTCTCGACGGTGACCGTGACCAGGCTGGAGAAGGACTCCGACTCGGTGGTGCGCACCTCCTCCACGGCGAGGCCCATGGTCTTGGCCACCAGGCGGGCGTTGACCATGTTGACCTCCTGCTCGGTCTGCCGGTTGAGCAGGGCGGCCAGGCCGCAGACCGTCAGGGGGGCGCAGTCGTAACGGGCGATCTTGCCGTTGTAGGCGAAGATGGCCTTGGCGGGATTGGGGGGCGCGAGCTGGGCGACGAACTCCCCGATCTTGCTCACCAGGCCCATAAAGGGCTTCATGTGGTCCATCAGGTCGGGGTCGAACTTGGGAATATTGACGGCGTTTTCCATGGGCCGCCCGTCGAGGTAGTTGATGATCTCCCGGCTGACGTCGACCGCCACGTTCTTCTGGGCCTCGAAGGTGTTGGCCCCCAGGTGGGGGGTCACCAGCATGCGCGGGTGGCCGATGAGCTTTTTGAGGACCTCGGAACTGGGCGGCTCCTCGCTCCAGACGTCGAAGGCCGCGCCGGCCACCTTGCCGCTCTCCAGGGCGGCGAGCATCGCCGCCTCTTCGATAATGCCGCCACGGGCGCAGTTGACGACGATCACCCCGTCCTTCATCCGCTCGAAATGGTCCCCGGAGATCATCCCCCGGGTCTCCTGGTTGAGGGGGGTGTGAACGGTGATGATGTCGGAGTAGCGCACGATGTCGTCGAGGCTGACCAGCTTGACCCCGAAATCCTCGGCGCGCTTCTCCGAGATGTACGGGTCGCAGGTGATGACCTCGGCCTCGAAGGCCTTGGAGCGCCGGGCGACCCGGCCGCCGACCTTGCCGAGGCCGATCACGCCGATGGTCTTGCCCTTCAGCTCCGAGCCGGTAAAGGGGGCGCGCTTCCAGTCGCCGCCCTTGAGGCTGGCGTTGGCGACGGTGACGTTGCGACAGAGAGAGAGAAGGATCGCCATGGTGTGCTCGGCCGCCGAGTTGACGTTGCCGAAGGGGGCGTTGACGACGATGATCCCCTTGTTGCTGGCGCTCTCGACGTCGACGTTGTCGATGCCGACCCCGGCGCGGGCCACGATCTTGAGGCTGGCGGCGTGCTCGAGCAGGGCGGTGTCGATCCGGGTGCCGCTGCGGGTGATGATCGCCTCGTAGCCGCCGATGATCTGGTGGAGTTCCTCCACCGGCAGGCCGAGGCGGACATCGACGGCCACGCGGGGGTCGTCAAGGAGGGGCTGGAGCCCTTCCTGGGAAATTTCGTCGGTAATGAGGACCTTCATGGGCGCTCCTGTCAAAAGGTGGTCCTGGCACCGGGCAAGGCGGCGCCATCTTTTTCAGAAGCGAGAATCTTAGACCTTTTGCCCCCCCCTGTCAACGCCGTAAACGGCTGAATTTGCGCGCTCTGCCAGCCGGAGAAAACCGCCCCCCGGCGGCCCCCTTTTCCAGGTGGGATCAATGACCCTCCTGCGGCGGGGGACATCAAGAAAAGGTATTCGCAAACAGATCTGCTTGTTCTAAGATGAATCTTCAGAAACCGTCCCCATCACAAGTCGGAAATGCGGAGGCATTTCTGGTCCGTTGGGGAAAACCTCGGGAGAAAATAATTGTCCAGGCTAAGTGCCACAATCCTTGCGCTCTGCGTCTGTTTCTGGGCGGTCGACTCGGCCGCCTGGCACGACGAAACCCACCTCGCCGTCGCCAGGGCCGCGGGCTACGCCAAGTGGTACAACGCCACCGGCGCGGACATGGCGAAGCTCAAGGCCGGGCTGACCGAGCAGCACAACCACTACGTCAACAACCGGACCGGGACGGTCGTCACCGCCGAGGCCGTCCTTCGCCAGGCGGGTCGCTACAACACGATCGAGCCGCGCGGCCACCTCTACGGGGCCATCCTCGCCTCGGTCCGGGACTACATGGGTGCGAAAGCCGAGGGGAAGTACGGCGAATACCACCTGGGATTCGCCGCCCACTACCTCGGCGACCTCTCGATGCCGTTGCACAACACCGAGTACGACGCCTTCAACAGGAAGAACCACGCGAAGATCGACGGAATGGTCGATGCCGGCATCCTGGAGCGCCCCGGCCGGATCGAGACCTACCCGGTGACGGTGCGATCCGAGGCGGATCTGGCGCGCGAGGTGGCCCGGGTGGCGAACCTGGCCAGGGAACTGGGAGAGAGGATCAGGGCCGAGAAGCGGCTTCCGACAGAAGAGGAGGCCTACGCGCAACTGGGTCACAGCGCCTCCCTGCTGAAGGCGGTGATCGTCTACACGGAGGCTCCGCGCCTGGCGCCGAGAGGGTGATAGGAATCTGCTTTTTCGGGGTCGGCGCCGCAGGCGCCTGAAATGGGCCGCTTCGCCGCCCCCCCTTCGACCCACAACTTTTACTACTCATTCATTAGGGCTGTCAACTCAAGCATCCCCCAAACGCCCCCCCGCCCGGCAAACAACCCTCCCAAAAGCCTCAAAATCCAGGCCCTGAGAGCCTATTCCGACCACACTTCCGCCGCAACCTCCCTCCCATCCTATTCAAATCAACCGAATGCACGGCTCTTCATAACCGCCCCAGCCGCCATCGACAGGCTCATAGGCAGAATAATCGCATCCGACCATCGGCGCCGGCGATGGTCGGGTCACCGGCTTGACCTTCGTCCAGAGGGCGATGGCTGCGGAGGTCCAGTTGATCGAGTCGAGCGGGGGGTGTTCGAGGTCGTCGTGGACGGAACGCTGGCCTATTCGAAAAAGCAGACCGGCGAGATCCCCGATGAAGCGCGGTTGGTGGAAAAAATAGAGCCGATCTCTCCACCGGCGCGGGCGCCTGGGCAGGGAGACCCGGTTGGCCCGGTGCCCGAGAAAAAGCAAAAAGGCCCCGCCTCCCGGGAGGCGGGGCCTTTTTATCGCTACGTTTCAATCCTACAGCAGGGCCTGCAGCCTGTCGACCGCATCGATGATGATGGGATAGACCAGGCCCTGGTCGGTGCAGTCCATGATCCAGTCGTTCTTGTCCGGGGCGCCCTTGGTGGCGCAGCCGTCGGTCTTTTTCAGCACGTCGTTCTCGAGCTTGCTCAGCGCCTCGGCGAAGAGCCCCGCGTCGACGTCGGCGTAGGCATCCTCGACCATCCCGATGACGACGGCCATCTTCTTGGTCATGGTGTTCTGCTGGTTGCCGTTGCTGAAGCTGGCGGGGTCCAGTTCGTTGATGGTCTCGATCGCCGTGTCCAGGACCTCGGAGACCGTCGCCGGGCTGTCCACGATCAGCACTTCGATGTTGCTCGTGGCGCTGTCCGAGCCGTCGCTGACGGCCAGGCTCACCACGTAGAGCCCGGGCTGGTCCGCCGTGAAGCTCGGCTGGGAGGAGAGCGGATCGCCGAGCAGGGCGCCGCTGCCGTCCGGCAGCGAGGCAAAGCTCCAGCTGAAGGTCAGCGGGTCGTTGTTGGCGTCGGAGCTACCCGTGCCGTCCAGGTAGATGGTCTCCCCGAGCTCTCCGGACTGGTTCACACCGGCATCGGCCACGGGGGGGAGGTTGGCGAAGGAGACGGTGACCGTGGCCGGGGCGCTTTCGGCGCCGAAGACGTCCGTCGCGACGAGCGAGAAGAGGTAATCGCCGTGGGCGTCCGCGACGAACTGGGGGGTCGGCGAGGCCTGGTCGGAGAGGGTCGCCGCGCTGCCAGCCGGTTTGGCGGCGATGCTCCAGAGGACCGAGAAGGCGTCGCCGTCGTCGTCGTAGCTCTGGGTCGCGTCGAGGGTGACCAGCGTTCCGGTCAGGGTGACGGCCTGGTCCGCGCCGGCGTCGGCGACCGGCGCCGAGTTGTAGGTGCTCAGCACGACCTGGTCCGCGCTCGCGCTGACCAGTCCCATGCTGTCGGTGACGATCAGTTCGACCGTGTAGTCGCCGACGACGTCGGGGGTGAAGGACGGGCTGACCGTGTCCGCGGCGGCCAGGGCGGCGGTGCTGCCGGCCGGCTGGCTGACCATCTGCCAGGAGTAGCTCAGGGGGTAGGCGCCGTCGGGATCGCTGGAGCCGGACCCGTCGAGGAGCACCGGGGAGCCGACGTGAACGGTCTGGTCCAGGCCGGCGTCGGCGGCGGGGGGATCGAAAAGGCCCGTCCCGCTCAGGGTGATCTCGAGCGTGCCCTCGTCCGGGTCGTCGCTGGAGACGACGACGGTGGCCGAGGCGGCTCCGGTTGTGGTGGGCGCATAGCCGACCTCGAACTGAGCGCTGGCCCCGGCTGCCAGAAGGAGGGGGAGGGCCGGTGGGGAGACGAAGGCCATGTCGCTACTGCTTGCCCCGCCGAAGTCGATGCCGAGGAGGGTCAGGTCGGCGGTGCCGACGTTGGAGACCGTGAAGACCTGCGAGGCCGCCGACCCACTGCCGACGAGGCCGAAGTCGTGGGACAGGGGCGCGACCTCGATGTCGCGGGTGCCGGCGGTGCTGGCTGTGACGACGGGTGCGAAGTCGCTGACAACCCGATTCTGGTTGTACGGGTTGCTGTCGGTAAAGCTGCGCAGGCGGAAGTAGTAGGTGGTGGCAGGATCGAGGTTGTCAACGGTTTTAGAGGAATACCGGAGGGTGTCAACAAGGGTGTAGGGCCCCTCCTCGGCCGTTGCGAAGTACAGCTCGTAGCCCTTTTGCCCCCACTGGTAGGGGATATGGGACCATGTCAAAGAGACGGAATTTTCCGTCTGGTTGGACACCCCGAAGTTCTCAGGTGGCAGAGCCTGCGCATCAAGCCATCCGCTCTGGGAATGTGTATCGACGAACTCTTTGAGAAGAGGGTTTGAGGTGTAAAGGGCATTCCAGTGGATCTGCAGGAACGTCAGACCGGTCAGGTTTGACAGCTCGTAGGGCATTTCCCCTTTTAATTGGTTGGCGTGCACGTTGAGCTGATTGAGGGAGAGGAGGTTGCCCAACTCTTTGGGAATGGCGCCCATGAGCTGGTTCTTGGAAAGGGACAGGCTCTTCAATGCAGGGAGGTTCCCCAGTTCCGGGGGGATCTCGCCGCTCAACTTGTTATTGTCGAGGAACAGGTAGGTGAGGCCCGGCATGTTCCCCAGTGCCTGGGGGATGTGTCCGTTTAGCTGGTTGTGGCCCAGATTCAAGTAAGTCAGGCCGGACAGGTTCACCAGTTCCGGAGGGATGGCACCGGTGAGCTTGTTGGAGTGAAGATCGAGATGTGTAAGGTCGCTCAGGGAGCCCAACCCGGGAGGAATGGTCCCGGAGAATTGGTTGTAGTTAAGATTTGTGTACCGCAGCAGAGGGTATGCCGTTAGGAAGTTGACGCTTCCGGTCAGACCGTTTTGGGCAAGGTTCAGGTGGTGGAGTTGGGAAAGATTCGTCAACTCGGAGGGGACGTCTCCGGACAATTGGCATTTATAGAGGTCAAGCCATTGCAGGTTGACCAGGTTACCCAGTTCCGGGGGGATCGAGCCTCCGAAGTCGTTCCATCC
It encodes:
- the mqnB gene encoding futalosine hydrolase is translated as MIALIAAIPMETELLRKAMAPCEVRRSGGWDLFLGPLHGQLVQLLHSGVGKANAAAATATLLTSCQPAAVISLGCGGAYPGSGLAVGDLALATEEIYGDEGVLAPGVFQDMDQIGLPLVKRDGRPLFNRFPADPSRLESARPALERTAAITGRTLATGGFVTVSTCSGTEAAGTTMARRTGGICENMEGAAVAQICAVYGIPFLEIRGISNLVEDRDLSRWDLKGGADIAQRATKDLLASWQPGSPFA
- a CDS encoding 1,4-dihydroxy-6-naphthoate synthase, with product MTRTLTLGYSPCPNDTFIFYALIHGRIPLPGLAVRERLEDVETLNQLALSGALDLTKVSYHALGHLRSEYALLRSGGALGRGCGPLVISRGKTTMEALRGRRIAIPGRLTTANLLLQLYGEGYEDVLVLPFHEIMDAVAAGEAEAGVIIHESRFTFLDQGFVELCDLGRWWEEETGHPIPLGGILARRSLGAEMIGLIDRAIRSSLKYARAHPEETRAYIGHHAQELDNKVVASHIDLYVSDFSLNLGEEGVGAVEDLLRRAEERGLIPSCERPLFLS
- the serA gene encoding phosphoglycerate dehydrogenase encodes the protein MKVLITDEISQEGLQPLLDDPRVAVDVRLGLPVEELHQIIGGYEAIITRSGTRIDTALLEHAASLKIVARAGVGIDNVDVESASNKGIIVVNAPFGNVNSAAEHTMAILLSLCRNVTVANASLKGGDWKRAPFTGSELKGKTIGVIGLGKVGGRVARRSKAFEAEVITCDPYISEKRAEDFGVKLVSLDDIVRYSDIITVHTPLNQETRGMISGDHFERMKDGVIVVNCARGGIIEEAAMLAALESGKVAGAAFDVWSEEPPSSEVLKKLIGHPRMLVTPHLGANTFEAQKNVAVDVSREIINYLDGRPMENAVNIPKFDPDLMDHMKPFMGLVSKIGEFVAQLAPPNPAKAIFAYNGKIARYDCAPLTVCGLAALLNRQTEQEVNMVNARLVAKTMGLAVEEVRTTESESFSSLVTVTVETPEGRRTIAGTLFEGIPKIVKMRDFQTDFTPEEHMLVISYADRPGLLGKIGTILGEASVNIGNMSLGRRAKAGEAMVVLSLDTPADEATLDRIAKAVDSHFIKAVQMR
- a CDS encoding PKD domain-containing protein, with protein sequence MKRMAKGILFTLILTAVMAGASHAAIPAADREALIALYNSTGGDNWTNNSGWKDGPLEADGFAAVGSECTWFGIMCYGTSQVSQISMSRNNLVGPIPVEITDLAQLQHIRLDYNNLTGAIPPQISALSNLRSLDLYYNQLTGPIPPEVGAITNLTRLHLGWNDFGGSIPPELGNLVNLQWLDLYKCQLSGDVPSELTNLSQLHHLNLAQNGLTGSVNFLTAYPLLRYTNLNYNQFSGTIPPGLGSLSDLTHLDLHSNKLTGAIPPELVNLSGLTYLNLGHNQLNGHIPQALGNMPGLTYLFLDNNKLSGEIPPELGNLPALKSLSLSKNQLMGAIPKELGNLLSLNQLNVHANQLKGEMPYELSNLTGLTFLQIHWNALYTSNPLLKEFVDTHSQSGWLDAQALPPENFGVSNQTENSVSLTWSHIPYQWGQKGYELYFATAEEGPYTLVDTLRYSSKTVDNLDPATTYYFRLRSFTDSNPYNQNRVVSDFAPVVTASTAGTRDIEVAPLSHDFGLVGSGSAASQVFTVSNVGTADLTLLGIDFGGASSSDMAFVSPPALPLLLAAGASAQFEVGYAPTTTGAASATVVVSSDDPDEGTLEITLSGTGLFDPPAADAGLDQTVHVGSPVLLDGSGSSDPDGAYPLSYSWQMVSQPAGSTAALAAADTVSPSFTPDVVGDYTVELIVTDSMGLVSASADQVVLSTYNSAPVADAGADQAVTLTGTLVTLDATQSYDDDGDAFSVLWSIAAKPAGSAATLSDQASPTPQFVADAHGDYLFSLVATDVFGAESAPATVTVSFANLPPVADAGVNQSGELGETIYLDGTGSSDANNDPLTFSWSFASLPDGSGALLGDPLSSQPSFTADQPGLYVVSLAVSDGSDSATSNIEVLIVDSPATVSEVLDTAIETINELDPASFSNGNQQNTMTKKMAVVIGMVEDAYADVDAGLFAEALSKLENDVLKKTDGCATKGAPDKNDWIMDCTDQGLVYPIIIDAVDRLQALL